A region from the Acyrthosiphon pisum isolate AL4f chromosome A1, pea_aphid_22Mar2018_4r6ur, whole genome shotgun sequence genome encodes:
- the LOC100159055 gene encoding alpha-tocopherol transfer protein, with protein sequence MATKTLILPTPEKLKEIYQDLGMTEEKIDADVQTIVEWMRKQPHLPNPDGDERRIRLFLILCKNSLERTKESLDQYYTLKSMVPEFFGDRDPTSPPLLRSMKTSLFIPLPKLTPEGYRVSLSRIRTPEIDNFEFSDYVKVNFMSIDIRLSKLDMFKKEIFIFDLKDINMALLTTMVPHMKKFVYCATTAYPLRIQEIHIINMPSYAQTMVNMVLSVLKKKIANRIKIHSSLEDMKKHIGVDILPLDYGGTFPKTSEELIVDWQEELIKHREWYLSQNSVNCDENKRTKKPCVKVNMLAGVEGSFRKLEVD encoded by the exons ATGGCCACGAAAACCTTAATTTTGCCCACGCCGGAAAAGTTGAAGGAGATTTACCAGGACCTGGGCATGACCGAAGAAAAGATCGACGCAGACGTGCAGACCATCGTGGAATGGATGCGTAAACAGCCCCATCTCCCCAACCCTGATG gcGATGAACGAAGAATtcgtttgtttttaattctttgCAAAAACAGTTTGGAGAGGACCAAAGAGTCTTTGGATCAATATTACACATTAAAGTCAATGGTTCCAGAGTTCTTCGGTGACAGAGATCCTACTTCACCACCACTCTTGCGATCGATGAAAACATC GCTTTTCATTCCTCTACCGAAACTGACACCGGAAGGCTACAGGGTCTCCCTAAGTCGTATCAGAACCCCGGAAATAGATAATTTCGAATTCTCAGACTACGTCAAGGTCAACTTTATGTCCATCGATATTAGGCTGTCCAAATTGGATATGTTCAAAAAGGAAATATTCATCTTCGACTTGAAAGACATCAACATGGCTCTTCTGACCACTATGGTACCGCATATGAAGAAGTTTGTCTACTGCGCAACA ACGGCCTATCCGTTGCGGATTCAAGAAATCCACATTATCAACATGCCCAGCTACGCTCAAACGATGGTCAACATGGTGCTGAGtgttttgaaaaagaaaatcgCCAACAGA ATTAAAATCCACAGCAGCCTGGAAGATATGAAGAAGCACATCGGTGTGGACATCCTGCCTCTGGACTACGGCGGTACTTTCCCGAAAACTAGCGAAGAACTAATTG TTGATTGGCAAGAAGAATTGATAAAACACAGGGAATGGTACCTATCTCAAAATTCGGTCAATTGTGATGAGAACAAAAGGACGAAGAAACCTTGCGTTAAGGTGAATATGTTGGCTGGAGTTGAAGGCTCATTTAGAAAACTCGAAGTcgactaa
- the LOC115033858 gene encoding uncharacterized protein LOC115033858 has protein sequence MALPDLCVVNYEHVITEIRHESIPRLDKNNEDQCCASQLPPRAVGYTRWVFRDDRGWVGARTTCCIRVVIYMKLVGHWSSTSRYRYGDGDDCDDGDHRRVVSRQ, from the exons ATGGCTTTACCGG ACCTTTGTGTCGTAAATTACGAACACGTAATCACTGAGATTCGGCACGAGTCGATACCGCGGCTAGACAAAAACAACGAAGACCAGTGCTGTGCTTCACAACTACCTCCACGGGCGGTGGGGTATACGCGGTGGGTTTTCCGCGACGACCGCGGTTGGGTGGGGGCGAGAACCACTTGTTGTATCCGCGTCGTTATATATATGAAGCTCGTCGGACACTGGTCGAGTACAAGTCGTTATCGATACGGCGACGGCGACGACTGCGACGACGGTGACCATCGAAGAGTTGTATcccgacaataa